A portion of the Paenibacillus sp. PvR098 genome contains these proteins:
- a CDS encoding M50 family metallopeptidase, translating to MLLFSVLTGYFIETATLFGIVFIHEMGHVVAAKSFGWRVKEVQLLPFGGVAVVEEPGGVPVVQELVVALAGPLQNLWMMLVACGLIALGLLPPEWGAYFVQANLLIALFNLLPVMPLDGGKVMQTAIGLWLPYQKTLQVAAIVSFLLSVMLIGAATVHLFSEQGGIQLNWLMIGLFLCFSNWYDLRGLPYRFMRFLVYREARFKKAWSDGALAGPIVVHGQRKVGDVVRLFMRDRYHLIYVLDDQGYISHVLPERMLLDSYFDEAKRGWSVSELFV from the coding sequence ATGCTGCTATTCTCCGTGCTGACGGGCTATTTTATTGAAACGGCCACCCTGTTCGGTATCGTGTTTATTCATGAAATGGGCCACGTCGTTGCCGCCAAAAGCTTCGGTTGGCGTGTGAAGGAGGTACAGCTTCTTCCCTTCGGCGGTGTGGCGGTAGTGGAGGAGCCAGGTGGTGTCCCCGTGGTCCAAGAGCTGGTCGTCGCCTTGGCCGGACCGCTGCAAAACCTCTGGATGATGCTGGTCGCTTGTGGGCTTATCGCCCTTGGCTTGCTTCCTCCGGAGTGGGGAGCGTATTTTGTACAAGCGAATCTGCTTATTGCCCTCTTTAATCTCCTGCCAGTGATGCCGCTGGACGGGGGCAAGGTCATGCAGACGGCGATCGGTTTATGGCTGCCTTACCAGAAAACGCTGCAGGTCGCGGCCATCGTGAGCTTTCTACTCAGCGTGATGTTGATCGGCGCCGCTACCGTTCATTTGTTCTCGGAGCAAGGCGGCATTCAGCTCAATTGGCTGATGATCGGGTTGTTCTTATGCTTCTCAAATTGGTATGATTTACGGGGACTCCCTTACCGATTTATGAGGTTTTTGGTTTACAGGGAAGCCCGGTTTAAAAAGGCATGGTCCGACGGGGCGCTCGCCGGCCCGATTGTGGTCCACGGACAGCGCAAAGTGGGGGACGTGGTGCGTCTGTTTATGCGCGACCGATATCATTTGATTTATGTGCTTGACGATCAAGGGTACATCAGCCATGTGCTACCCGAACGTATGCTGCTCGATTCTTATTTTGATGAGGCAAAAAGAGGATGGTCGGTTTCTGAGCTTTTCGTCTAA
- a CDS encoding Rne/Rng family ribonuclease, whose amino-acid sequence MKRIWVNCDDVHTEVAVQESGKLMEYYKGKRNQGQLAGNIYIGRVVRVLQGMQSAFVDVGLERNGFLYIDDLLPAHLEKQPKEKPSIHDLVKEGQQIMVQVVKEPVGNKGARLTTHYSIPGRYGVYMPHADYIGVSRKIESVTDRERLKRMAERYLQPGEGFIVRTAALSETEEALAADLVELRGHYRQLEEAAKLNVPAPRLLYSDLEMLPRLIRDLFRGDVQELIVDSEQTLLEIRGLIPAGSSGLADRVKLQTVTDSSIANAIAKQLENGLRRKVWLDNGGYLIIDQTEALTVFDVNTGKYTGTIDLERTVFDTNMEAAREIARLLRLRDIGGLIVIDFIDMETENFRQAVLEELNRETRKDRTKTVVVGWTKLGLVELTRKKVRNSKETTAPEPCSACGGSGFADLGK is encoded by the coding sequence ATGAAACGGATATGGGTAAATTGCGATGACGTGCATACCGAGGTCGCCGTTCAGGAGAGCGGCAAGCTCATGGAATATTATAAAGGGAAACGGAATCAAGGGCAGCTTGCCGGCAACATTTATATCGGACGGGTTGTTCGGGTGCTGCAGGGCATGCAGTCGGCCTTTGTGGATGTAGGGCTTGAGAGGAACGGTTTTTTATATATTGACGATTTGCTGCCGGCTCATCTGGAAAAACAGCCGAAAGAAAAACCGTCCATTCATGATTTGGTCAAGGAAGGACAGCAAATTATGGTACAAGTCGTCAAGGAGCCTGTCGGGAACAAAGGCGCCCGGTTGACGACGCACTACTCCATTCCGGGACGCTATGGGGTATATATGCCTCATGCTGATTATATCGGTGTCTCACGCAAGATTGAAAGCGTTACGGACAGGGAACGGCTGAAACGGATGGCAGAGCGCTACTTGCAGCCCGGCGAAGGTTTTATCGTCCGGACGGCAGCCCTCAGTGAAACGGAGGAAGCGCTTGCGGCTGATCTGGTCGAGCTGCGCGGACACTATCGGCAGCTAGAGGAAGCTGCCAAGCTGAACGTACCGGCACCGCGTTTACTCTACAGTGATTTGGAGATGCTACCCAGACTCATTCGCGATTTGTTCCGAGGTGATGTTCAAGAGCTCATTGTCGACTCGGAGCAGACGCTACTGGAAATTCGTGGATTGATTCCCGCTGGTTCTTCAGGGCTTGCGGACAGAGTGAAGCTGCAGACAGTAACGGATTCGTCAATCGCAAACGCTATCGCCAAGCAGCTGGAGAACGGGTTGAGACGGAAGGTATGGCTTGATAATGGCGGGTATTTGATTATAGACCAGACAGAGGCGTTAACGGTATTTGATGTAAACACAGGGAAGTACACCGGAACCATCGATTTGGAGCGCACCGTGTTCGACACCAACATGGAGGCGGCAAGGGAAATCGCCCGGCTTCTGCGTCTTAGAGATATCGGCGGACTTATCGTCATTGATTTTATAGATATGGAAACGGAAAATTTCCGACAGGCCGTGCTGGAAGAGCTCAATAGGGAAACGAGAAAGGACCGCACCAAAACCGTTGTTGTCGGTTGGACCAAGCTTGGGCTTGTGGAGCTGACTCGGAAAAAGGTTCGAAACAGTAAGGAAACGACAGCGCCGGAGCCATGTTCGGCTTGTGGCGGCAGTGGGTTTGCCGATCTCGGAAAATAG
- the rplU gene encoding 50S ribosomal protein L21, translating to MFAIIETGGKQYKVQEGDVVYIEKLNAGEGEAVKFDRVLAVSKESGLVVGVPVVSGASVSGKVEKHGKGEKVIVYKYKAKKNYRRKQGHRQPYTKVVIEKIEA from the coding sequence ATGTTCGCAATTATTGAAACAGGTGGGAAGCAGTACAAAGTTCAGGAAGGCGATGTCGTATACATCGAGAAACTGAATGCAGGTGAAGGCGAAGCGGTTAAATTTGACCGCGTGCTGGCTGTATCCAAAGAAAGCGGTTTGGTGGTTGGTGTTCCGGTAGTTTCCGGCGCTTCCGTTTCCGGTAAAGTGGAGAAGCACGGCAAAGGCGAGAAAGTCATCGTTTATAAATACAAAGCGAAGAAAAACTATCGCCGTAAGCAAGGCCATCGTCAGCCTTACACGAAAGTTGTAATCGAGAAGATCGAGGCGTAA
- a CDS encoding ribosomal-processing cysteine protease Prp — protein sequence MIRIEIYRGQDRRIERFSVEGHAEYDEPGKDIVCAGVSAVTVGAVNAVETLTGQVLGADMEHGLLLVTIPKKLETESDAKVQLLLEGMVVMLQTIEQSYGAYIAMQDNISLK from the coding sequence ATGATTCGGATCGAGATTTATCGGGGACAGGACAGACGGATTGAACGATTCAGCGTGGAAGGTCATGCAGAGTACGACGAGCCGGGCAAAGATATTGTCTGTGCCGGTGTATCTGCCGTTACCGTTGGCGCAGTGAATGCCGTTGAAACTTTAACGGGACAAGTACTGGGTGCCGACATGGAGCATGGATTGCTTCTGGTAACCATTCCGAAAAAGCTGGAAACGGAAAGTGACGCAAAGGTGCAGCTGCTGTTGGAAGGTATGGTAGTCATGCTGCAAACCATAGAACAATCGTATGGCGCATATATAGCAATGCAAGATAACATATCATTGAAGTAA
- the rpmA gene encoding 50S ribosomal protein L27 yields MLQLNLQLFASKKGVGSTKNGRDSIAKRLGVKRADGQKVTAGSILVRQRGTKIHPGNNVGIGSDDTLFAKVEGVVKFERLGRDRKKVSVYPVTVAPVAAAVEV; encoded by the coding sequence ATGTTGCAATTAAATCTTCAGTTGTTTGCATCCAAAAAGGGTGTAGGTTCCACGAAGAACGGCCGTGACAGTATCGCGAAGCGTCTTGGCGTGAAGCGTGCCGACGGGCAGAAGGTAACGGCGGGTAGCATCTTGGTGCGTCAACGCGGAACGAAAATTCACCCGGGCAACAATGTGGGTATCGGTTCTGACGATACGCTTTTTGCAAAGGTTGAAGGCGTTGTGAAATTCGAACGTCTTGGCCGTGACCGCAAGAAAGTGAGCGTCTACCCTGTAACGGTTGCTCCGGTAGCCGCTGCGGTAGAAGTGTAA
- a CDS encoding Spo0B domain-containing protein, with protein MTLKGQGRTSKPDPLNDNPDLRILRLFNHYRHDWMNDIQILMGYVQLKKYDKLSSLMEKIKDKVQQESYVSKLGIPHLIIHLLTFQAEVKELTLDIRLREEVHLYELEHPEASAEDVIAVLDAFKEEAGESTEDQNLLELHLNREEDRLLLIAVYEGAYVNERMVRKEAELNATRLAGGDSKLETKYEERKVIWRLQWSYADVIHKEGDCDVC; from the coding sequence ATGACATTGAAAGGACAAGGCCGTACCTCTAAACCCGATCCCTTGAATGACAATCCGGACCTGCGTATACTTCGATTGTTTAACCACTACCGTCACGATTGGATGAACGATATTCAAATTCTAATGGGGTACGTGCAGTTAAAAAAGTATGATAAATTATCGTCGTTAATGGAGAAAATAAAAGATAAAGTGCAGCAGGAAAGTTATGTATCCAAGCTGGGGATTCCTCATCTGATCATACATTTGCTGACTTTTCAGGCCGAGGTGAAGGAGCTTACGCTTGACATTCGGCTGCGCGAAGAGGTTCACCTGTACGAGTTGGAGCATCCGGAGGCGTCTGCAGAGGATGTTATTGCAGTTCTTGATGCTTTCAAGGAAGAGGCGGGGGAATCGACGGAAGATCAAAACTTGCTTGAGCTTCACCTTAACCGTGAAGAAGATCGACTGCTGCTAATAGCAGTGTACGAAGGTGCCTATGTCAACGAACGCATGGTGCGCAAGGAAGCGGAGCTGAACGCCACGCGACTGGCCGGAGGCGATTCGAAGCTTGAGACGAAGTATGAAGAACGTAAGGTTATTTGGAGACTTCAATGGTCCTACGCGGATGTGATACATAAAGAGGGTGACTGTGATGTTTGTTGA
- the obgE gene encoding GTPase ObgE gives MFVDKAKIYVKGGDGGDGLVAFRREKYVPEGGPAGGDGGDGGDVIFRVDEGLRTLVDFRYQKHFKAQRGEKGRNKSQHGANADDMIVRVPPGTVVVDDDTQEIIADLTRHGQEVVIAKGGRGGRGNTRFATANNTAPGIAENGEEGVERWVVLELKVMADVGLVGFPSVGKSTLLSVVSGARPKIGAYHFTTLTPNLGVVEVGDGRSFVMADLPGLIEGAHEGVGLGHEFLRHVERTRIIVHVVDMAGIEGRDPFEDWEKINDELKLYNAKMEERPQIVAANKMDMPGAEEYLAEFKQRLAETGRDIAIYPISAIAKSGVQELLYKVADLLETIPEMPLVEELTDLSERKVYRLETEEGEDFTIRRDNEAFVIESPSIEKLIKRTNFSTHEAVMRFARILRKKGIDAALRKRGAKDGQIIRIGDFEFEFVEHE, from the coding sequence ATGTTTGTTGATAAAGCCAAGATTTATGTGAAGGGCGGCGACGGAGGCGACGGTTTGGTCGCGTTCCGAAGGGAGAAGTATGTTCCGGAAGGCGGGCCTGCAGGCGGCGACGGAGGCGATGGCGGGGACGTCATTTTTCGGGTCGATGAGGGACTGCGTACCCTGGTTGATTTCCGCTACCAAAAGCACTTTAAAGCACAACGTGGCGAAAAGGGTCGTAATAAAAGCCAACACGGAGCTAATGCGGACGATATGATCGTACGTGTGCCGCCGGGCACGGTCGTTGTTGATGATGATACGCAGGAAATCATTGCTGATTTGACGCGGCATGGTCAAGAGGTTGTCATTGCCAAGGGCGGTCGCGGAGGCCGTGGGAATACCCGCTTTGCAACGGCGAATAACACAGCTCCTGGGATTGCTGAGAACGGCGAAGAAGGCGTAGAGCGTTGGGTTGTGCTTGAGCTTAAGGTGATGGCGGATGTAGGCTTGGTAGGCTTCCCGAGTGTCGGTAAGTCAACGCTGCTGTCTGTTGTATCGGGGGCGAGGCCGAAGATCGGAGCGTACCATTTTACGACACTTACGCCAAACCTGGGAGTTGTGGAGGTTGGTGACGGGCGGAGTTTCGTCATGGCGGACTTGCCTGGCTTAATCGAAGGGGCACACGAAGGTGTCGGTCTGGGTCACGAATTTTTGCGACATGTCGAAAGAACACGGATCATCGTACATGTAGTGGATATGGCTGGTATAGAAGGTCGCGATCCATTCGAGGATTGGGAGAAAATCAACGACGAGCTTAAATTGTATAACGCCAAGATGGAGGAACGGCCACAGATCGTGGCGGCCAACAAAATGGACATGCCTGGTGCGGAGGAGTATCTGGCTGAGTTTAAGCAGCGGCTTGCGGAAACAGGTCGTGACATTGCGATTTATCCGATCTCTGCCATAGCTAAGAGCGGTGTGCAGGAACTGTTATACAAGGTAGCTGACCTGTTAGAGACGATTCCTGAAATGCCGTTAGTGGAAGAATTGACTGACTTATCGGAGCGTAAGGTGTATCGTTTGGAGACGGAAGAAGGGGAAGACTTTACCATTCGCCGGGACAATGAAGCCTTCGTTATTGAAAGTCCGAGCATAGAAAAGCTGATTAAGCGGACCAACTTTAGCACTCATGAAGCCGTCATGCGTTTTGCACGGATTCTGAGGAAGAAAGGGATCGACGCAGCACTTCGCAAACGCGGTGCCAAAGATGGTCAAATAATCCGAATTGGTGATTTTGAATTTGAATTCGTGGAGCATGAATAG
- a CDS encoding nitrate/nitrite transporter: protein MDVKNFRKAGHFPSLLSSFLYFDVSFMIWVLCGALSLYITKDFNLTDAQKATMVAIPTLGGSLFRIPMGILADRIGSRKAGMIGMVLTIIPLLWGWLGGTSLSQLQALGFLLGIAGASFAVSLSLASRWYPPQYQGLAMGIAGAGNSGTALATFFGPQLAAAYGWHNVFGLAIIPLILVLIAFALMAKDSPNQPAPKKLTDYFATFKYVDTWWFCIFYAVTFGGFVGFASYFSIFFYDVYGDQTVQGGITRVEVGYLVTITVIAGSFFRPIGGYIADRIGGMRFMMVLYSGVVLCAFAISMMPSSFMVMLILTSVMMACLGMGNGSLFQIVPQRFPKEIGVVTGIIGAAGGFGGFLLPNNILGPLKQATGTHVTGFIVVASIVLVVTLVFYAVTRSWRKSWARADSGVNF from the coding sequence GTGGATGTAAAAAACTTTCGTAAGGCAGGTCATTTCCCTAGTTTATTGTCATCTTTTCTCTATTTTGATGTTAGTTTTATGATTTGGGTTCTTTGCGGCGCGCTTTCGCTGTACATTACTAAGGATTTTAATCTGACGGATGCCCAGAAAGCGACGATGGTAGCCATTCCGACGCTTGGAGGATCGTTGTTCCGGATTCCAATGGGTATTCTAGCTGACCGGATCGGTTCCCGTAAAGCAGGAATGATCGGAATGGTGCTGACGATCATTCCGCTTCTGTGGGGATGGCTTGGCGGCACGAGCCTGAGCCAATTGCAGGCTCTAGGCTTTCTGTTGGGTATTGCCGGGGCCAGCTTTGCCGTATCGCTCTCTCTGGCCAGCCGCTGGTATCCGCCTCAATATCAAGGGCTTGCGATGGGAATCGCAGGAGCAGGCAACAGCGGTACAGCATTGGCAACCTTTTTCGGACCGCAGCTGGCGGCGGCGTACGGTTGGCACAACGTATTCGGTTTAGCCATTATTCCGCTCATTCTCGTACTGATCGCCTTCGCGTTGATGGCAAAGGACAGCCCGAATCAGCCGGCACCTAAGAAGCTTACTGACTATTTTGCAACCTTCAAATATGTGGATACTTGGTGGTTTTGTATCTTCTATGCAGTCACATTCGGCGGTTTCGTCGGATTCGCCAGCTATTTCAGTATTTTCTTCTACGATGTCTACGGCGATCAAACGGTACAGGGCGGAATTACGAGAGTGGAAGTCGGATATCTTGTTACAATAACCGTCATCGCCGGCAGTTTCTTCCGGCCGATCGGAGGCTATATTGCGGATCGCATTGGCGGCATGCGTTTCATGATGGTGTTATACTCCGGAGTGGTTCTATGTGCTTTTGCTATCTCGATGATGCCGAGCTCTTTTATGGTCATGCTGATATTAACCAGTGTTATGATGGCATGTCTGGGTATGGGAAATGGTTCATTATTTCAGATCGTACCTCAGCGCTTCCCTAAAGAAATCGGAGTGGTGACAGGCATTATTGGTGCAGCGGGCGGTTTCGGCGGGTTTTTGCTGCCCAATAACATATTGGGGCCGTTAAAGCAGGCGACAGGTACACACGTGACAGGCTTTATCGTAGTAGCTTCCATCGTACTGGTAGTTACGCTTGTGTTTTACGCAGTGACGCGCAGCTGGCGGAAGTCTTGGGCTAGGGCAGATTCCGGAGTGAATTTCTAA
- a CDS encoding nitrate reductase, protein MSEFLKHFQKQQAALASREKTIKTECPYCSVQCTMNLHEEKSIMVSRYSVTPNKEDPVTDGRLCVKGLNAHVHATHDRRLRYPMIRIGGTLSPVSWDQALERIKAEIEGVRQQYGNDAIGVYGGGSLSNEEGYLLGKFARIALKTKYIDYNGRFCMSAAAGAANLTFGVDRGLTNPLSEVPLAKCIILAGTNIAECQPTIMQHFRKARQEGCKIIVIDPRETATCSIADLHLKVKPGYDATLVSGMLKVIVEEGYVDQSFVEQRTNGFAELVDHVKQVSLAEVAALTGVHPQLIVDAARMYGQAETGMVFTARGVEQHASGVANVRNFLNLVLLTGKIGKPGCGYGAITGQANGQGGREHGQKADQLPGYRLIENPEHRTYIAKVWGIPEEELPRQGVSAYEMMEAIDRGEIKGLIVLASNPIVSNPNSHLVERALKKLKFLLVIDLFESETARLAHMLLPGSSYLEDEGTITQLEGRVMVRRAIKPLPGKARLDWRILCDIAEVLGKGHYFRYDSAEDIFNELRLASKGGKADYYGMTYDRIEKELGMFWPCPEETHLGTPRMFEQRFGHEDGRARLEPIEHQNPKEVSSKKYPFLLTTGRVLQHYLSGVQTRNTSELNSKYPEPLLEIHPQAAGEIGLIHGGHAKVTSKRGVIRLKVKYSAKIRQDTVFVAFHWGDDLSINRLTNPALDPTCRMPEFKVCAVNIMPG, encoded by the coding sequence ATGAGCGAATTTCTGAAGCATTTTCAAAAGCAGCAGGCTGCTTTGGCATCCAGAGAAAAAACGATCAAAACCGAGTGCCCTTACTGCAGCGTGCAGTGCACGATGAATCTGCATGAGGAAAAGTCGATCATGGTAAGCCGCTATTCCGTTACTCCTAACAAAGAAGATCCGGTAACGGACGGAAGGCTTTGCGTCAAAGGGTTGAACGCACACGTTCATGCGACTCACGACCGGAGGCTTCGATACCCGATGATCCGGATCGGAGGAACGCTCAGTCCGGTATCCTGGGATCAAGCGCTTGAGAGGATTAAAGCGGAAATTGAAGGCGTAAGGCAGCAGTACGGTAATGATGCGATTGGCGTCTATGGCGGCGGCTCTTTATCCAATGAAGAAGGTTATTTGCTGGGGAAATTCGCGCGAATCGCACTCAAGACCAAATATATCGATTACAATGGCCGCTTCTGCATGTCGGCGGCTGCTGGAGCGGCGAACCTTACCTTCGGCGTCGACCGTGGGCTGACAAATCCGCTGTCGGAGGTGCCGCTGGCCAAATGCATTATTCTGGCAGGCACCAATATTGCCGAATGCCAGCCGACGATCATGCAGCACTTTCGCAAGGCAAGGCAGGAAGGCTGTAAAATTATCGTGATCGATCCGCGGGAAACGGCAACCTGCTCCATTGCGGATCTTCATCTCAAGGTCAAGCCCGGCTACGATGCAACCCTTGTGAGCGGTATGCTCAAGGTAATTGTGGAGGAGGGCTATGTCGATCAATCTTTCGTCGAGCAGCGGACAAACGGGTTTGCAGAGCTTGTTGATCATGTGAAGCAAGTATCCTTGGCCGAGGTTGCCGCGCTTACAGGGGTTCATCCTCAGCTGATTGTCGATGCGGCCCGAATGTATGGGCAGGCGGAGACGGGGATGGTGTTCACGGCGCGGGGCGTCGAGCAGCATGCCAGTGGAGTCGCTAACGTAAGGAATTTCCTCAATCTGGTGCTTTTGACCGGGAAAATCGGAAAGCCAGGCTGCGGGTATGGAGCGATTACCGGACAGGCAAACGGTCAAGGCGGACGCGAGCACGGTCAGAAGGCCGATCAGCTTCCTGGGTATCGGTTGATCGAAAATCCCGAACACCGGACATACATCGCTAAGGTGTGGGGAATTCCCGAAGAAGAGCTGCCCCGCCAAGGGGTATCTGCCTATGAGATGATGGAGGCAATTGACAGGGGAGAGATCAAAGGCTTGATTGTTCTTGCTTCCAATCCGATCGTATCGAATCCGAACAGTCATCTGGTGGAACGGGCGCTGAAAAAGCTTAAATTTCTACTCGTCATCGATCTGTTCGAGTCGGAAACGGCGCGTCTTGCGCATATGCTGCTGCCGGGCTCCTCTTATCTGGAGGATGAAGGCACGATTACGCAGCTGGAAGGCCGTGTGATGGTACGGCGGGCAATCAAGCCGCTGCCCGGTAAAGCTCGATTAGATTGGAGAATCCTCTGTGATATTGCAGAGGTTCTCGGTAAAGGACATTATTTCCGTTATGATAGCGCCGAGGATATTTTTAACGAGCTGAGATTGGCCTCCAAAGGGGGCAAAGCGGATTATTACGGGATGACCTATGATCGTATCGAGAAGGAGCTCGGGATGTTCTGGCCTTGTCCGGAGGAGACACATCTAGGAACGCCGAGGATGTTCGAGCAGCGATTCGGCCACGAAGACGGCCGAGCCCGGCTCGAACCCATCGAGCATCAGAATCCAAAGGAAGTGTCCAGCAAGAAATATCCTTTCCTGCTGACGACCGGCCGCGTGCTGCAGCACTACTTATCCGGTGTGCAAACCCGAAATACGTCAGAGCTGAACTCTAAGTATCCCGAGCCGCTCTTGGAGATTCATCCGCAAGCGGCGGGGGAGATCGGTCTTATCCATGGGGGTCACGCTAAGGTGACCTCGAAGAGGGGGGTGATCCGGCTCAAAGTGAAATACTCAGCCAAAATCCGTCAGGACACGGTGTTCGTCGCCTTTCATTGGGGTGATGATCTGAGCATCAACCGGCTCACCAATCCGGCACTTGATCCGACCTGCCGCATGCCGGAGTTCAAAGTATGTGCGGTGAACATTATGCCGGGCTAA
- a CDS encoding anthranilate phosphoribosyltransferase yields MKQWIKTVGTGKMGSRHLSYDEAVAAAHAIARGESTDAQTAAFLMAMRMKGEADEEMMGFIDVFRKYSLPYRSFSHSLNCAGPYDGRLYFPVTIPVSLLLASVGFPQVLHGSESLPPKLGQSLKELLEGLGIQVVLEAKEWENIFLSLNIGFIWTDLICPPFGRVRYVREQMGLRTFFNTVEKVINPVHSLNIIIGVNHKSALDHLIHLLPKSGFETAYIVQGMEGSEDLPTYKNSSIRKVTLWGDESSTIDPATFGFHGMPLEKCSKEQQLQLLNRIIQGDDSPEIANERDHVIFNAGLRLYWFDKVSSYEEGFQLARSLLQRKEAQKLLDKWGELSNQGDLGGRLQANG; encoded by the coding sequence ATGAAGCAATGGATTAAAACGGTAGGCACCGGAAAAATGGGCTCACGGCATTTATCCTACGATGAGGCGGTGGCTGCGGCTCATGCCATTGCCCGCGGCGAGTCTACGGATGCGCAAACGGCGGCTTTCCTAATGGCCATGCGGATGAAGGGTGAAGCGGATGAGGAAATGATGGGCTTCATCGACGTGTTTCGCAAATATTCGCTGCCTTACCGTTCTTTCTCACATTCGCTGAACTGCGCAGGACCCTACGACGGCCGGCTGTACTTTCCCGTGACGATTCCCGTCAGTCTGCTGCTGGCCTCCGTCGGTTTCCCGCAAGTGCTGCACGGAAGCGAGTCGCTACCTCCAAAGCTTGGACAATCGCTGAAAGAGCTGCTCGAAGGTTTGGGAATTCAAGTCGTGCTGGAAGCGAAGGAGTGGGAAAACATATTTCTCAGCCTAAATATTGGATTTATATGGACTGATTTGATCTGTCCTCCATTTGGCCGTGTGAGGTATGTAAGGGAGCAGATGGGTCTAAGAACATTTTTTAATACAGTGGAGAAGGTCATTAATCCGGTGCATTCGCTCAATATCATTATTGGAGTCAACCATAAGTCGGCTTTGGATCATTTGATCCATTTGCTGCCAAAGTCAGGCTTTGAGACAGCCTACATCGTTCAAGGAATGGAGGGCTCAGAAGATTTGCCCACCTACAAGAACAGCTCCATCCGTAAAGTGACGCTTTGGGGGGATGAATCGAGCACCATTGATCCGGCTACCTTCGGTTTTCATGGGATGCCGCTGGAAAAATGCAGTAAGGAACAGCAGTTGCAGCTATTAAATCGGATTATTCAAGGGGATGATTCCCCGGAGATTGCCAACGAGCGGGATCATGTCATTTTTAATGCTGGGCTTCGATTGTATTGGTTTGATAAGGTAAGTTCGTACGAGGAAGGTTTCCAGCTCGCCCGGTCTTTGCTGCAGCGCAAGGAAGCGCAAAAGCTGTTGGACAAATGGGGAGAGTTGAGCAATCAGGGCGACTTGGGGGGGCGGCTGCAGGCGAATGGGTAA
- a CDS encoding ABC transporter ATP-binding protein, protein MSQDFAIEVKDLSYLRDDKVLLSGIHWRVRKGEHWALLGLNGSGKTTLLNMITGYLWPTKGEINVLGETYGSVDLREMRKLIGWVSSSLQEKLYASDKAQVVVLSGKYATIGLYDKPEAKDFDQASELMHRLGCSHLWDRAYQTCSQGEKQKLLIARALMANPRLLILDEPCNGLDLFAREQLLSGIAGLAGQPDAPTMLYVTHHTEEILPVFTHALLLRRGSMFASGETGKLLTDDTLSAFYELPVEVRSRNGRAWLSIV, encoded by the coding sequence TTGAGTCAGGATTTTGCTATTGAAGTCAAGGATCTCAGCTATCTGAGGGATGATAAGGTTCTGCTAAGCGGTATCCATTGGCGGGTACGCAAGGGAGAGCACTGGGCCCTGCTTGGACTTAACGGTTCCGGCAAAACCACACTGCTGAATATGATTACGGGCTATTTGTGGCCAACCAAAGGCGAGATCAACGTTCTAGGGGAAACATACGGTTCCGTCGATCTGCGGGAAATGCGCAAATTGATCGGCTGGGTCAGCTCCTCGCTTCAGGAAAAATTGTACGCCAGCGATAAAGCCCAGGTTGTCGTCCTAAGCGGGAAGTATGCCACCATCGGTTTATACGACAAGCCTGAAGCGAAGGACTTTGATCAAGCTTCGGAGCTGATGCATCGTCTTGGCTGCTCCCATCTGTGGGACCGAGCCTATCAAACATGCTCCCAGGGGGAGAAGCAGAAGCTGTTGATCGCACGCGCTCTGATGGCCAATCCCCGGCTGCTGATCCTCGATGAGCCTTGCAACGGGCTTGATCTATTTGCACGGGAGCAGCTGCTGTCGGGCATTGCAGGACTCGCGGGTCAGCCTGATGCCCCTACCATGCTCTATGTCACGCATCATACGGAGGAAATCCTGCCCGTTTTCACTCATGCCCTGCTGCTGCGTCGTGGATCGATGTTCGCATCCGGCGAAACCGGTAAGCTGCTTACTGATGATACGTTATCCGCCTTCTACGAGCTGCCTGTGGAGGTGCGCTCTCGAAACGGCCGGGCTTGGCTTTCCATAGTATAA
- a CDS encoding MTH1187 family thiamine-binding protein codes for MAIAEVTVIPVGTASTSLSGYVAEIQRVLLEEQSSGSISFQLTAMSTIIEGEMDELLRVIRLIHELPFQTGAQRVCTNVKFDDRRDLKGTIKQKMNSVADRMK; via the coding sequence ATGGCTATCGCAGAAGTAACGGTTATTCCCGTCGGAACCGCGTCAACAAGCCTGAGCGGGTATGTTGCAGAAATTCAAAGAGTCCTGCTTGAGGAACAATCAAGCGGCAGTATTTCCTTTCAGCTCACGGCGATGAGCACCATCATCGAAGGGGAAATGGACGAGCTGCTCCGGGTTATCCGGCTCATTCATGAACTGCCGTTCCAGACCGGCGCACAGCGGGTGTGCACGAATGTAAAGTTTGACGACCGAAGGGACCTTAAGGGGACTATCAAACAAAAAATGAACTCGGTCGCCGATCGAATGAAGTAA